The DNA window CGTGATAAACATGAGATTTTATTCAGTGAATGTGGCATTAATTACAATAATGAACCGGaactatttaaaaaaggatCGCTAATCACTAGGACAGGTGATATCTTGCATATTGATGTTGTGAAGCAGATAGACGCACTCTTCGAAGGTTACTAAACATCTACATAGTTCAACTCCTGTCTATTGCACAGGAAGTATATTTTTGAATCGCTTAGGAGCTGTATATTGTGAATTATGTCATGCTCCCGGGCAACTTCTATGCAGTTACTACCTATTTCCATCTCCAGTTTATAGTCGTATTTCCAAACATACAACTTTCCACATTCACTCCCTGATACTATAGTAAGTATGGAATTACCGTCAAAATGAACTTGGCAATTAATCAGCGGAGAACATTCCGTTCTCGATGCGGCCCTTTCGAATACATGCACAAGATTCCAATCACCTCTAGTACTTCTTTTGTAAAGTACACATCCAAGATTCATGATCTGCCCACAAAAGTAAATAATAGATGTAGTACTAAATTGCTTGACTATCGCAAACTCTACGCTAATTAATGTATGCTCTTCATTGTTATCCATATATTGTAGAATGCTTtgcttttcaatattacCATTCGACAgccaatatatattattgtcAAAACACGCTACCGCAACATGCTTCAAAGGACCAATTTTATCTTCCCACTGGGAATTTTCCCTGTATCCCGCAGACATATAATTTAATGTATCATTCGAAGATCCTAGTAACTGCCTATGGGAGGTAAAATTCTCATGTATCAACGAATATCTAACACTCAAAATTTTGCCTAACTTGGTGCAAAACCAGATTTCTATAAAACCGGTTGATGTAGCTTTTGACACAAAACTCATTATTCGATCAGCATTTTGATCTAGGTACCATTTTTGGACTTCACTCTCGGTATCCCGGAATCCAAAGAGCTGTTCAAGGCTTATAATCTGAATACCATTGCCAGTATTTATTACCAATAcacttttcttttcaattttgtttttagaGAGGATAGGAGCATCTATAATCTCAAAGTGGTTTAAAACGCTAtaatcaacttcatcatAAAGCCCTATATTCAAtgaaatttcaaattttaatgtcttttccttttcaacGATATGTAATTTAAGGGAACTTTTAACTGGACCAGAAATGCTTAATTCCGCAaagatgatatatttagaaGTATCAGTGACTTTATAACCTGATATAATGCAGTTATCAGAACTTTTCTGAATATTAATTGAcatttcatcaatattgGGGAGATATGACTGGAATATCTTTTGATTTCAATCTCAAGATTATGGAATAAACGGTGCTATTAATTTTTAGGAAAATTACGGTTTTGTCTTTTAAATGTGGCATCGAGTATTCGTGCatcaaattgaaatattaaaacataCAACAGGAGCTAAGTAATAGAAACTTATAACATGATTTagatttatttatttattttttatatatacagtATGGTACAGTTATACAGGAATGTTAAATGACGGATTTTTTGACTATTCAAACTCTATCTATTTTGGTTCAATGTTGTAGCGTAACCTAATACCCATAGCTGCCAACTCAGAGTCCAGATATTTAAGTACAAATGGAATTGCGACAGTTGTAGTGTTACTACCACCAACAAATTTGTTACCTTGACCGTCTTCCCAGATGTGtgaatcatcaataaacACGgaatcatcttcatattGGGAAAGCATTTTCTTGGCGTCGTCAAACGTAACAGCACAACGACGACAGCGAATAGTGGACATAGAACCAATTCTTGGGACGCTTGATTGTGTGGTCAAAATAGAGCCACATTCACGACAAACGGCGGATTGACTGTAATCAGAGGAATTCAGTAGACGATCTTGAAGCAAGAAGGATGTACCGTGACCGATCAAAGCGTCTCTTTCCATCTCACCAACACGAATACCACCATGCCTCTTTCTACCTTTAACTGGTTGCATAGTTAAACTATTAACAGGGCCCGTAGAACGAACCTGAAACTTGTCGTTAACCATGTGACGCAATCTTTGATAGTAGACCACGCCAATGTAGATATCAGCTCTTAATTCCTCGCCAGTCACACCCGAATACATGGGTTCATTCCCATGATAGTTATAACCAGCCTTTAACAATTGATCACCAAAGTAGTCTGCCGGAGTGTCACTTTCGTTGAAAGTCCATGGGGTGGAATCTTGAGCAATTCCATGCAAAGCACCCGCTTTACCAGCTAGCGATTCGACAAACATACCAATAGTCATACGCGAAGGGAAAGCATGGGGGTTGATAATGACATCGGGTTGCATACCCGTCTCAGTGAAGGGCATATCGATCGTTGGCCATTTTCTGGAGCACACACCTTTCTGACCGTGCCTGGAAGAAAATTTATCACCAATTTGAGGAATTCTCCTAACGCGATATTTAATAGTCACACACTGCAATTCTTGAAATTTGTTGGATTCGTCACCAATTAAGTTTACCTCTTCAATATAAGCCGGTTCACTAGAATGGTATGTCTTGATCTTCGTCTTATTTAACGTATCATCAAAATAGGCACAAATAGGATCTCCTTCTTCGACATATGTTCCTAAAATTGGCATACCGTCATCatccaatttttcaagcCATTCTTTTGGCCACTCGTCAttaccaaaaccaaaatgCTGGGTAATTGGATCACCACGGCTTCTATTCATGGATAAATCAACTTTCTCTGTCTTGTAAACCGTACCATATGCAAAACCCCTTTCATCTGCTGACTTATTAATGATCATTGCGTCATCCATATCGTAACCAGTATATGAAATAACTGCTACGACAGCGTTGGTGCCGTTAGGGAAGTCATCCATACCATAATCATCGTATAACTTAGCCTTAACAATGGGAGTTTGTCCGGTTTGTAGCCGGtataatttattatcaGAACGATGGCATAGAGGCACACCAGGAGTACCCATAGTTTGCTTACCCATCTGGCATTGATACATATTTCTTGGCGACTGGTTGAAGTCAGAAAATGGGGTTAAATTTGCCAAAATAGAGAGAATATTGGTAGGTGAAAACTCTACGTGAGTGTGAACATTATTCTGTATCTCTTGAGGCGTAACAGCGATGTTCATGTAGACTTGCTCAAATGGACCAACAATGTCTTCTTTATCTAGTGGTAAGTAACGAACCGGACGCATCATTCTGGAATGACCACCAAAAATATACAATCCTGGATATTGACCACGAGAAGAGGGTGGGACATATCCAACTTCTAAGTCCACTGACAAACCTGGAGTTTTGCCTTCGACTTTCCAAAATCTAAGAGTATCTGCTACAATCCTACCTTGTTCGTGAGAGCACCAGCCAATAATTTTACCATCTAACTGAATACAACACATGGAAGGACCAGCGGCAGAAACATTTGAGGCTGGAGAAACACCAAGCGCATACAATA is part of the Eremothecium cymbalariae DBVPG#7215 chromosome 2, complete sequence genome and encodes:
- a CDS encoding uncharacterized protein (similar to Ashbya gossypii ABR030W), producing MSINIQKSSDNCIISGYKVTDTSKYIIFAELSISGPVKSSLKLHIVEKEKTLKFEISLNIGLYDEVDYSVLNHFEIIDAPILSKNKIEKKSVLVINTGNGIQIISLEQLFGFRDTESEVQKWYLDQNADRIMSFVSKATSTGFIEIWFCTKLGKILSVRYSLIHENFTSHRQLLGSSNDTLNYMSAGYRENSQWEDKIGPLKHVAVACFDNNIYWLSNGNIEKQSILQYMDNNEEHTLISVEFAIVKQFSTTSIIYFCGQIMNLGCVLYKRSTRGDWNLVHVFERAASRTECSPLINCQVHFDGNSILTIVSGSECGKLYVWKYDYKLEMEIGSNCIEVAREHDIIHNIQLLSDSKIYFLCNRQELNYVDV
- the RPA135 gene encoding DNA-directed RNA polymerase I core subunit RPA135 (similar to Ashbya gossypii ABR029W), translated to MSVTETLSANRTAHFRTLERESRFINPPKDKSAFPLLQEAVQPHIGSFNALTAGVNDGLLNQGVRDIGTKVLFDGKASSENPNYLGNKLALNIEQVSITKPLSNDGVSSAVERKVFPSECRQRLASYKGKLLLKLNWVVNDGEETYTEVRDCGSLPIMLQSNRCHLDKLSPYELVEHKEESDEMGGYFIVNGIEKLIRMLIVQRRNHPMAIIRPSFANRGASYSPYGVQIRSVRPDQTSQTNVLHYLNDGQVTFRFSWRKNEYLVPVVMILKALNDMSDREIFDGIVGADTSNSFLTDRLELLLRSFKKRYPHLQNCRQVLQYLGDKFRVVFQASLDMTDYEVGKEFLKRIVLVHLGKDNIDKSRMLMFMIRKLYCLVAGECSPDNPDATQHQEVLLGGFLYGMIIKEKIEEYLQNIRLQIQSDVNRGIAVNFKDRKYMSRVLMRVNENIGAKLQYFLSTGNLVSQSGLDLQQVSGYTVVAEKINFYRFISHFRMVHRGSFFAQLKTTTVRKLLPESWGFLCPVHTPDGSPCGLLNHFAHKCKISTTQTDVSKIPSILYALGVSPASNVSAAGPSMCCIQLDGKIIGWCSHEQGRIVADTLRFWKVEGKTPGLSVDLEVGYVPPSSRGQYPGLYIFGGHSRMMRPVRYLPLDKEDIVGPFEQVYMNIAVTPQEIQNNVHTHVEFSPTNILSILANLTPFSDFNQSPRNMYQCQMGKQTMGTPGVPLCHRSDNKLYRLQTGQTPIVKAKLYDDYGMDDFPNGTNAVVAVISYTGYDMDDAMIINKSADERGFAYGTVYKTEKVDLSMNRSRGDPITQHFGFGNDEWPKEWLEKLDDDGMPILGTYVEEGDPICAYFDDTLNKTKIKTYHSSEPAYIEEVNLIGDESNKFQELQCVTIKYRVRRIPQIGDKFSSRHGQKGVCSRKWPTIDMPFTETGMQPDVIINPHAFPSRMTIGMFVESLAGKAGALHGIAQDSTPWTFNESDTPADYFGDQLLKAGYNYHGNEPMYSGVTGEELRADIYIGVVYYQRLRHMVNDKFQVRSTGPVNSLTMQPVKGRKRHGGIRVGEMERDALIGHGTSFLLQDRLLNSSDYSQSAVCRECGSILTTQSSVPRIGSMSTIRCRRCAVTFDDAKKMLSQYEDDSVFIDDSHIWEDGQGNKFVGGSNTTTVAIPFVLKYLDSELAAMGIRLRYNIEPK